ATAGCGTTCGGGGCCGGCCACCGTGGCGGACAGGCCGATCCGGCGCATATCGGGCGCGATAGCCTGCAATCGTGCCAGCGCCAGCGCCAGCAAGTCACCGCGCTTGCCGGTGGCGAAGGCGTGAATCTCGTCGATGACGATGCGTTGCAGGCCCGCGAACATCGCGAAACTTTCGGGGTACGACAGCAGCAACGACAACGATTCGGGGGTGGTAAGCAGAACATGCGGCGGCTTCGCGCGCTGGCGGGCCTTTTTCTGCGAGGGCGTATCGCCCGTCCGGCTCTCAACCCGGATCGGCAGGCCCATTTCCTCGATCGGCAGCGTCAGGTTGCGATGCACGTCGGTGGCCAGCGCCTTTAGCGGCGACACGTAAAGCGTGTGTAGTCCATCCGGCGGCGGCGCATCGCCCAACCGTTCGGGCGTAAACGCCGCGAGCGTCGGCAAGAATCCCGCCAGCGTCTTGCCCGCGCCAGTGTCGGCGGTCAGCAACGCGCTTTGCCAAGCATCGTCGGCATCCAGCATCGCGGCCTGATGGCGGCGAATGCGCCAGCCCCTGCCGTCGAACCAATCCTGAATGCTCTGCGGGATCGCCATGTCCCATCCCTAACGCATCAGCGCGCGCATGGATGCGCCAAGAGCGTAGCGGGCAAGAAAAAAGGCCCGGCAGACAGGCCGCCGGGCCATTTAAGTTTGGGAGAGGATGCCTGAAAGGCCTGATCTTTGTGCACCGCAGCAGGCGCTATTGCAACTGCGAAATACGCCAGTCTCGTTGTTATTTTTGCATCGATGTCAATAAGCGCAGAAAAACAGGCACTTGGAAGTGAACCGAGATTCACTTTTTCCTCTAAGATGTTGGCATAAAGAGTTCAATTTTTCAGTCAGGCCTTACTTTCCGTACAATCCGCGCTCCGAATCAGGCGCAGTTGAAACCGAATCGGGCCGATCACGGGCCTTCGCAACCGCACTCAGTGCGCGGCTTGCGGCCCCCGTTCCAGCCCCGACAGCGCCAGTTGCCCGTCGATCTGCTCCATCAGGCGGGCAAGACCGGCCTCGCTATCGCTCTCGGCCCGCGCGACCAGCACATCCTGCGTGTTGGAAGCACGCAGCAGCCACCAGCCGTCGTCATTGGTGACACGCACGCCATCGGTGCTGTTCACCTCGTCCGGGCTGTCCTTCAGGCGGTCCTTCACCTCGTCGATCACCGCGAACTTGCGGCTTTCGTCCACCTGAAAGCGCATTTCCGGCGTGTTGATCATGTCGGGCATCGCCCCGCGCAGTTCCGTTACCGACCGGCCCAACCGCGCGCTGGCGATCAGCAGGCGCACCCCTGCATAGAGCGCGTCGTCGAAACCGTAGTATTCGTGCGCGAAGAACACGTGGCCGCTCATCTCGCCGGCCAGCGGCGCGCCAGTCTCCTTCATTTTGGACTTAATCAGCGAGTGGCCCGTCTTCCACATCAGCGGCTTGCCGCCGTGCTCGGCAATCTGGTCGTACAGCGCCCGGCTGGCCTTCACGTCCGCTATGATGGTGGCACCGGGGACCAGTTTCAGCAGGTCCTCTGCATAGATCATCAGGAGCTGATCGCCCCAAATGACCCGCCCTTCGCCATCGATCGCGCCGATCCGGTCGCCATCCCCGTCGAAAGCCAGTCCGAAGTCGAGGTTCTTGTCCGCGACAAGCTGGCGCAGGTCGGCCAGATTCTTCTCCTCGGTTGGATCGGGATGGTGATTGGGAAAATGTCCGTCGACTTCGGTAAAGAGGGTAAAGTGTTCACCTGGCAGCTTGGCGACGAGCGCTTCGATGGCCGGCCCCGCCGCGCCGTTCCCCGCGTCCCACCCGATCCGAAGAGTGGAGAGCCGATCCTTGCCCACGTCGTCGAGGGCGACGATGGGGGCCAGCAGGCGCTCGATATACTCGCCCATGATCTCGCGGCTCTCGACCGAACCACTTCCGTCGAGCCAATCGCCGACTTCGGCGATCTTGCCGATTTCGAGGATGTCGGCCCCGAAGAACGGCCGACCCTGAAATACCATTTTGAAGCCATTGTAATTGGGGGGATTGTGGCTGCCAGTTATCTGAATGCCGCCATCCACATCTTCGGCTGACGCCTCTGCATAATACAGCATCGGCGTGGGGCCGAGGCCGACCTTGACCACGTCGCAACCCGTCGCGGTCAGCCCTTCGCACAGCGCGTGTTCAAGGATGGGCGAGGAAACGCGGCCGTCATAACCGATCGCCACTTTCTTGCCGCCCGCACGGCGCAGCAGCGTGCCGAAACTGCGGCCGATGGCGCGCGCATCGTCTGGACCCAGAGTTTCGCCGATGACCCCCCGGATGTCGTATTCGCGCAGAACGGTGGGGTGGAACTTGTGCGTCATCGCTGGCCTTTCGTGCTGGTCAAACCGGCACGCATCGGGATGGC
The sequence above is a segment of the Croceicoccus naphthovorans genome. Coding sequences within it:
- the pgmG gene encoding phosphoglucomutase/phosphomannomutase PgmG yields the protein MTHKFHPTVLREYDIRGVIGETLGPDDARAIGRSFGTLLRRAGGKKVAIGYDGRVSSPILEHALCEGLTATGCDVVKVGLGPTPMLYYAEASAEDVDGGIQITGSHNPPNYNGFKMVFQGRPFFGADILEIGKIAEVGDWLDGSGSVESREIMGEYIERLLAPIVALDDVGKDRLSTLRIGWDAGNGAAGPAIEALVAKLPGEHFTLFTEVDGHFPNHHPDPTEEKNLADLRQLVADKNLDFGLAFDGDGDRIGAIDGEGRVIWGDQLLMIYAEDLLKLVPGATIIADVKASRALYDQIAEHGGKPLMWKTGHSLIKSKMKETGAPLAGEMSGHVFFAHEYYGFDDALYAGVRLLIASARLGRSVTELRGAMPDMINTPEMRFQVDESRKFAVIDEVKDRLKDSPDEVNSTDGVRVTNDDGWWLLRASNTQDVLVARAESDSEAGLARLMEQIDGQLALSGLERGPQAAH